DNA sequence from the Thiobacillus sp. SCUT-2 genome:
AAAACCCGGCGCGGGGCCGGGTTCGGGCATGCCATCGCTTGGCTTATGCGGCTTCGCGCGCCGCGCGCTTGCGATCGTGCTCCTGCAGGTGGCGCTTGCGGATGCGGATCGATTTGGGCGTGATCTCGACCAGTTCGTCGTCGTCGATGAACTCGACCGCGGATTCCAGCGTGAGCTTGATCGGCGGCGTCAGGCGAACCGCCTCATCCGTGCCGGAGGCCCGCACGTTGGTGAGCTTCTTGCCCTTGATCGGGTTGACCACCAGGTCGTTGTCGCGGCTGTGGATGCCGATGATCATGCCTTCGTACAGCTTGTCGCCGGGCGAGACGAACATGCGGCCGCGGTCTTCCAGGTTCCACAGCGCATAGGCCACCGCCTCGCCGTTCTCCTGCGAAACGAGCACGCCGTTGTGGCGGCCGGGCAGGTCGGCCTTGACCGGGCCGTAGTCATCGAACACGTGGCTCATCAGGCCGGTGCCGCGCGTCATGGTCATGAAGTCGGACTGGAAGCCGATCAGGCCCCGCGCCGGGATGTGGTATTCGAGGCGGGTGCGGCCCTGGCCGTCGGATTCCATGTTGGTGAGTTCGCCGCGGCGGCGGCCGATCTCTTCCATCACCGCGCCCTGGTGCTCGTCCTCGAGGTCGATCGTGAGGTTCTCGTACGGCTCGCACTTCTCGCCGTCGATCTCCTTGTAGACCACGCGCGGCTTGGCGACCGCCAGCTCGAAGCCCTCGCGGCGCATGTTCTCCAGCAGGATCGTCAGGTGCAGCTCGCCGCGCCCGGAGACGCGGAAGACGTCGGCGTCTCCGGTGTCCTCGACGCGCAGCGCCACGTTGGTCAGCAGCTCCTTGGTCAGGCGGTCGCGGATCTGGCGGCTGGTGACGAACTTGCCCTCGGTGCCGGCGAGCGGCGAGGAGTTGACCATGAAATCCATGGTCAGCGTCGGCTCGTCGACCGACAGCATCGGCAGGCCGACCGGGCTGTCCTTGTCGCAGATGGTGACGCCGATGCCGATGTCCTCGAGGCCCGAGATGATGATGATGTCGCCGGCCTCGGCTTCGTCGACCGGGATGCGCTCGAGCCCCTTGAAGCCGAGCACCTGGTTGATGCGGCCGGTTGCGACCTGTTCCTCGTGGTTCATCACCGCGACCTGCATGCCGGGCTTGATGCGGCCGTTGAGGATGCGGCCGACGCCCAGCCGGCCGGTGTAGGTCGAGTAATCCAGCGCGGCGATCTGCAGCTGCAGCGGCGCGTCGGACGAGCCGGGCGGGGTGGGGACGTGCGCCAGCACGGTCTCGAACAGCGGCGTCATGTCGGCCGCGCTGCCACCTTTGGAGGGGGCGTCCTTGAGGTCGAGGCAGGCCCAGCCGTTGAGGCCGGACGCGTAGATGATGGGGAAGTCGAGCTGCTCGTCCGTTGCCCCCAGTTTGTCGAACAGATCGAAGGTCTGGTCGACCACCCAGTCCGGACGCGAACCGGGGCGGTCGACCTTGTTGATCACGACGATCGGGCGCAGGCCCAGCGCGAGCGCCTTCTTGGTGACGAAGCGCGTCTGCGGCATCGGGCCTTCGACGGCGTCGACCAGCAGCACCACGCCGTCGACCATGCCGAGGACGCGCTCGACCTCGCCGCCGAAGTCGGCGTGGCCGGGGGTGTCGACGATGTTGATGTGGGTATCGCCGTATTCGATCGCGGTGTTCTTCGCCAGGATGGTGATGCCGCGTTCCTTCTCCAGGTCGTTCGAGTCCATGACGCGCTCGTCGACGGCCTGGTTGTCGCGGAAGGTGCCGGACTGCTTGAGGAGCTGGTCGACCAGCGTGGTCTTGCCATGGTCGACGTGCGCGATGATGGCGATATTGCGGAGCTTGCGGGACATGATTGGGTGCCTGTGTGGGGCCGGATTCGGGGAAACCCGGCATTGTAGCACGGTCGTGCGACGGCTTATCGAGTCAGGGGGTGGGCGGCGAGGCGGGCGTCGATGCGTTCGATGATGCGTTCGTAGCGCGGGCTGCCGACCGGCCCGAAGCGGCGGTCGAATTCGGCCTGCGGCATGAATTCCGGCAAGTCGCGGAAGTCGGGCAGCAGGGCGTCGTCGGTGTGCGCCAGCGCCAGCTGCTGCCGCACCCTGTCGGCCGCATCGCCGACCGCCCGCTGGCCGAGCCTGACCCCGGCGCGGTCGTTGGCGAGATCGGTGAAGCTGAAGCCCGAGCCCTTGCTCGCGTCCTCTTCCTCCTTGACCAGCCCGATCGCGTTGGCGAGGCGGCTGCCGCCATTCACCGAGAGCGCGGCGGAGATCACGAAATGCTCGGCAAAATCGCGCCGGCCGTGCAGCGACAGCAGCACGGGCGGCGCCCGGCGGATCGAGTGGCTGTCGCCTTCCAGCAGCCTGGGCAGGCTGATGCCGGCCAGATACGCGGCAAGGGCGGTGATGGCGGCGCGGTTCTCTCCACGGGCGTCGGCGCCGGCCTGCAGGGCATGGTCGAACAGGGGCGCCGTGACATTCACGAGCGGCACCGTGCTGCCGCGCGGGTGGTGCTTCAGCAGGGCGTCGAGCCGTTCCGCATAGGCCAGCATGCGCGCCTGGTCGTCCGGGGCGATCAGCAGTTCGGCACTCTTGCGCTCGATGCGGGTCAGCAGTTCGGGCTGCCAGCGATAGTCGAGTGTGGCCTGGTTCTCGCCGAAGCCGATACGGACGACGGCGTCGGACAACGCGGCATAGGTCGGGTCGCGCCGCAGCCAGCGATGCGCCAGCCGTGCGGTCCAGTCGGCCAGGGCGCCCGGAAGCGGCAGGCTGCCGAGCTGCAGGCTGTCGATGCGAACGCCGCCGGGGACTTCGACGACCTCGGCTGTGAGATTGAGGTAGCGGCCGAACGGCGTGCACCCTGACGGGCACAAGGACGGGACGGTCAGCGTGGCCGTCAGCGTGGCCACCCCCGGATCCAGTTCCGCCGCGATGCCGCTGACGCGCCGCAGCTCGACCGCGTAATTGAGCAGGCGGTTGAGGTCGGCTTCGTCGAGCTGGACCGTCTGCACGACGCCGGGCGTCTGCCCGCGCGGGTCGTGCTTCTCGAACAGCGACTTGATCCAGGCAAGATCGGCGCGGCGGAATTGCGACGGCGGCTCAACTGCGGGGGCGTCGTCCAGCATCAGCCAGGGCAGCCCGACGATTGCCGCCAGCACGACGAACAGCGCCCCCCAGCCGACGAGTTTCTTCATGTCAGCCCGGCTGGTTGCGCATGAAGTCGGCCGTCTTGAAGAAGGCGGCCGTCAGTTCCTTCTGCAGCGCAGGCTCCACGCCGACGTCCTGCATCGCACGGATCATGCATGCCATCCACTGGTCGCGCTCGGCCTCGCCGATGGCGAAGGGCATGTGCCGGCGCCGCAGGAACGGATGGCCGAAGCGGTCGGTATATTCGGGCGGCCCGCCGGTCCAGCCGGACAGGAACCAGTAGAGCTTGTTGCGTGATTCGGTCAGGTCCGCCGGATGGAGCTTGCGGATGCCGTAGTAGTCCGGGTCCTCGTCCATGAGGTCGTAGAAGCGGTCGACCAGCGTGCGGATGAGCTCGCTGCCGCCGAGGCGTTCGTAATGGGTCTGCATGCGTCAGGCTTTCACGGGCTTGATGGCGGCTGCGGCCGCCTTGGCGCGGCGTCGCGCTTCGTCGGCGTTCTCCGCCGCGGCGAGCGCCACCCCCATGCGGCGGCGGGGGAAGGCTTCCGGCTTGCCGAACAGGCGCACGTCGACGCCCGCCGCCCGCAGGGCGTCGGCGACACCGTCGAAGGCGATGCCGCCGGCGTCCATCGCGCCGTAGATGACGGCGGAGGCGCCCGGCTCGCGCAGCCCGACGTCGACCGGCAGGCCGAGGATGGCGCGCGCGTGCAGCTCGAACTCGTTCAGCCGCTGCGTGGCCATCGTCACCATGCCGGTGTCGTGCGGCCGCGGGCTGACTTCGGAGAACCACACCGCGTCGCCCTTGACGAACAGCTCCACGCCGAAGACGCCGCGCCCCCCGAGGTTGCCGGTGACGGCGGCGGCGATCTCCTGCGCCCGTTGCAGCGCGACGGGCGACATCGGCTGCGGCTGCCACGACTCGACATAATCGCCCTTCACCTGGACGTGGCCGATGGGCTCGCAGAAATGCGTCTCGACCGCGCCGGAAGCACCGAGCGCACGCACCGTCAGCAGCGTGATCTCGTAGTCGAAGTCGATCAGGCCCTCGACGATGACGCGGCCCTTGTGCACGCGCCCGCCGGCGGCCGCATAGTCCCACGCGGCCGCGAGCTGGCTGGCGTCGTCGACGCGCGACTGCCCCTTGCCGGACGATGACATCACCGGCTTGACGATCACCGGATAGCCAAGCTTGGCGGCGGCTTCGCTCATGGCGGCAAGGCTGTCGGCGAACACGTAGGGCGACGTCGGCAGCCCGAGCGTCTCCGCGGCGAGGCGGCGGATGCCCTCGCGGTTCATGGTGAGATTGGCGGCGCGTGCGGTGGGGATGACCTCCGCGAGCCCGGCGGCTTCGATCTCGAGCAG
Encoded proteins:
- a CDS encoding group II truncated hemoglobin, with translation MQTHYERLGGSELIRTLVDRFYDLMDEDPDYYGIRKLHPADLTESRNKLYWFLSGWTGGPPEYTDRFGHPFLRRRHMPFAIGEAERDQWMACMIRAMQDVGVEPALQKELTAAFFKTADFMRNQPG
- the typA gene encoding translational GTPase TypA yields the protein MSRKLRNIAIIAHVDHGKTTLVDQLLKQSGTFRDNQAVDERVMDSNDLEKERGITILAKNTAIEYGDTHINIVDTPGHADFGGEVERVLGMVDGVVLLVDAVEGPMPQTRFVTKKALALGLRPIVVINKVDRPGSRPDWVVDQTFDLFDKLGATDEQLDFPIIYASGLNGWACLDLKDAPSKGGSAADMTPLFETVLAHVPTPPGSSDAPLQLQIAALDYSTYTGRLGVGRILNGRIKPGMQVAVMNHEEQVATGRINQVLGFKGLERIPVDEAEAGDIIIISGLEDIGIGVTICDKDSPVGLPMLSVDEPTLTMDFMVNSSPLAGTEGKFVTSRQIRDRLTKELLTNVALRVEDTGDADVFRVSGRGELHLTILLENMRREGFELAVAKPRVVYKEIDGEKCEPYENLTIDLEDEHQGAVMEEIGRRRGELTNMESDGQGRTRLEYHIPARGLIGFQSDFMTMTRGTGLMSHVFDDYGPVKADLPGRHNGVLVSQENGEAVAYALWNLEDRGRMFVSPGDKLYEGMIIGIHSRDNDLVVNPIKGKKLTNVRASGTDEAVRLTPPIKLTLESAVEFIDDDELVEITPKSIRIRKRHLQEHDRKRAAREAA
- the purT gene encoding formate-dependent phosphoribosylglycinamide formyltransferase, which gives rise to MRLGTPLSPSATRVMLLGAGELGKEVIIALQRLGVETIAVDRYAHAPGHQVAHRAHVIDMTDGAALRALIEAEQPQLVVPEIEAIATEALLEIEAAGLAEVIPTARAANLTMNREGIRRLAAETLGLPTSPYVFADSLAAMSEAAAKLGYPVIVKPVMSSSGKGQSRVDDASQLAAAWDYAAAGGRVHKGRVIVEGLIDFDYEITLLTVRALGASGAVETHFCEPIGHVQVKGDYVESWQPQPMSPVALQRAQEIAAAVTGNLGGRGVFGVELFVKGDAVWFSEVSPRPHDTGMVTMATQRLNEFELHARAILGLPVDVGLREPGASAVIYGAMDAGGIAFDGVADALRAAGVDVRLFGKPEAFPRRRMGVALAAAENADEARRRAKAAAAAIKPVKA